A window of Streptomyces sp. DG1A-41 contains these coding sequences:
- a CDS encoding AAA family ATPase, whose protein sequence is MTALLPDTAEPEALTPGERADRAVAGILTSLDTAPGRGVVVDSPPGAGKSTLVVKATGHLTSAGHQLMIVAQTNEQVDDLVDRIAREHPGLALGRLHARGHALPPRVTRHPNVTGSSEVTDLRDLPVVVSTAKKWSFVTPDKCAPWRWAIVDEAYQMRSDGLLATAPLFAQDHSQVLFVGDPGQLDPFATVETDRWHGLTWDPLRNAVDVTLAHNPDLLRHQLPVSWRLPETAAPLVERAFYPFYRFIPGTTAPERVLSYASLSHGSGPLDDVLARAAASGWGHLELPARHTLDQDPEVADALAATAARLLERGALVNGEPLTAARIAIGTARTVQAEAVRSRLDARGLTGITVDTANRLQGREFDVTLVWHPLSGRQDASAFHLETGRLCVLLSRHRFACIVVARAGIRDLLDRHPRSSPVYLDVPPKFPDGWRAHQVVMGWLELREHRVRAA, encoded by the coding sequence GTGACCGCCCTCCTTCCCGACACCGCGGAGCCTGAAGCCCTCACCCCCGGCGAACGCGCGGACCGGGCGGTCGCGGGAATCCTGACCAGCCTCGACACCGCGCCCGGCCGGGGCGTCGTCGTGGACTCGCCTCCCGGAGCCGGGAAGTCCACGCTGGTGGTGAAGGCGACCGGACATCTGACGTCCGCAGGCCACCAACTCATGATCGTCGCGCAGACCAACGAGCAGGTCGACGACCTCGTGGACCGCATCGCCCGAGAACACCCCGGCCTGGCGCTCGGCCGCCTCCACGCCCGCGGCCACGCCCTCCCGCCTCGCGTCACCCGGCACCCCAACGTCACCGGGAGCAGCGAGGTGACGGACTTGCGCGACCTGCCTGTCGTGGTGTCCACCGCGAAGAAGTGGTCGTTCGTCACCCCGGACAAGTGCGCGCCGTGGCGGTGGGCCATCGTCGACGAGGCGTACCAGATGCGCTCGGACGGACTCCTCGCGACGGCCCCGCTGTTCGCCCAGGACCACTCACAGGTCCTCTTCGTCGGCGACCCCGGCCAGCTCGACCCCTTCGCCACCGTGGAGACCGACCGCTGGCACGGCCTGACCTGGGACCCCCTGCGCAACGCGGTCGACGTCACCCTCGCCCACAACCCCGACCTCTTACGCCACCAGCTCCCCGTCTCCTGGCGCCTCCCGGAGACGGCGGCACCCCTGGTCGAGCGGGCCTTCTACCCCTTCTACCGGTTCATCCCCGGCACGACGGCACCGGAGCGCGTGCTGTCCTACGCCAGCCTGTCCCACGGCTCCGGCCCACTGGACGACGTCCTCGCCCGGGCCGCCGCCTCCGGCTGGGGCCACCTGGAACTCCCCGCCCGCCACACTCTGGACCAGGACCCTGAGGTGGCGGATGCCCTCGCGGCGACGGCAGCCCGGCTGCTGGAGCGCGGCGCGCTGGTCAACGGGGAGCCCCTGACCGCGGCCCGCATAGCGATCGGCACGGCACGCACCGTGCAGGCGGAGGCGGTCCGCTCCCGCCTCGACGCCCGCGGCCTGACCGGCATCACCGTGGACACCGCCAACCGCCTCCAGGGCCGCGAGTTCGACGTCACCCTCGTCTGGCACCCGCTCTCCGGCCGCCAGGACGCCTCCGCCTTCCACCTGGAGACGGGCCGCCTGTGCGTCCTGCTGTCCCGGCACCGCTTCGCCTGCATCGTGGTGGCCCGCGCCGGCATCCGCGACCTGCTGGACCGGCATCCGCGGAGCAGCCCGGTGTACCTGGATGTGCCGCCTAAGTTTCCGGATGGGTGGCGGGCGCATCAGGTGGTTATGGGGTGGCTGGAGCTAAGGGAGCACCGGGTGCGGGCGGCGTGA
- a CDS encoding PD-(D/E)XK nuclease family protein: MSHDTTAWHKPHWLTGNDGLVRVGPGTGGSEEHTCPSHAAAKARPGLLPARRLRLPKPELETFTLGPVMDAVDRVEFHGETPDQALAGLRSRTPALHPGHLTYAEHALRTYVGACADDGEQRLRPVRPYWVAQRENGKFWEMYAWWRRYESACGRLREYRRLRHGEAKDSEPGEIAIAVYVAVHGRQAAWPQKWARAFQPSGPVARPERVRVVEVGLADGQPRVQFDGTAEDAEAYYAEHGHAHVARVVAGGRPVPGSSCIDCKQFTGCEAVPRRPGVLGLSSRVAPLRKVSVSDLRYHAACPAQGFLRALHLPKSDEYGSAARIGQAVHGWIEELHRRPGWPPCTAGDMPPEGENWTEGRWRVSDEDAATGRGMLLHHVDACPFQDAALIQRVEPEALRVVHDTAAQAVVIVKPDLLYQEDGSWVWRELKTTRKRRRHHEDLLETYPQLALAVTLLAEGALGGDPDGSRVEVEILRPDGSDPHVIDPTDPDRQRKALSVLRRYAGPWREDEIWDARPGPHCRSCPVSRWCPSAAPDGTVAGEGEGEA; encoded by the coding sequence ATGAGTCACGACACGACGGCATGGCACAAGCCGCACTGGCTGACCGGGAACGACGGCCTCGTGCGCGTGGGGCCCGGTACGGGCGGGAGCGAGGAGCACACCTGCCCCTCGCACGCCGCCGCCAAGGCCCGGCCCGGTCTCTTGCCGGCCCGGCGTCTCCGGCTGCCGAAGCCGGAGCTCGAGACGTTCACCCTCGGGCCGGTGATGGACGCCGTCGACCGGGTCGAGTTTCACGGTGAGACACCTGATCAGGCCCTGGCGGGGCTGCGCTCCCGCACCCCCGCCCTCCACCCCGGTCACCTGACGTATGCCGAGCACGCCCTCCGTACGTACGTGGGAGCGTGCGCCGACGACGGTGAGCAGCGGCTGCGGCCGGTCCGTCCGTACTGGGTGGCCCAGCGGGAGAACGGCAAGTTCTGGGAGATGTACGCCTGGTGGCGCAGGTACGAGTCGGCATGCGGACGACTGCGTGAGTACCGGCGGCTGCGGCACGGCGAGGCCAAGGACTCCGAACCCGGCGAGATCGCCATCGCCGTGTACGTGGCCGTTCACGGGCGCCAGGCGGCCTGGCCCCAGAAGTGGGCACGCGCGTTCCAGCCGTCCGGACCCGTCGCCCGGCCCGAGCGGGTGCGTGTCGTCGAAGTCGGGCTCGCCGACGGACAGCCGCGCGTGCAGTTCGACGGGACGGCCGAAGACGCCGAGGCGTACTACGCCGAGCACGGGCACGCGCACGTGGCCCGTGTCGTGGCGGGCGGCAGGCCCGTACCCGGCTCATCCTGCATTGACTGCAAGCAGTTTACGGGCTGCGAGGCCGTGCCGCGCAGGCCCGGCGTCCTCGGACTCTCCTCGCGGGTGGCACCGCTGAGGAAGGTGTCGGTCAGCGATCTGCGCTACCACGCGGCCTGCCCCGCGCAGGGCTTCCTCCGTGCCCTGCACCTGCCCAAGTCCGACGAGTACGGCAGCGCGGCCAGGATCGGCCAGGCGGTGCACGGCTGGATCGAGGAGCTGCACCGGCGTCCGGGCTGGCCGCCGTGCACGGCCGGCGACATGCCCCCGGAGGGCGAGAACTGGACGGAGGGACGCTGGCGGGTCTCCGACGAGGACGCCGCGACCGGTCGGGGCATGCTGCTCCACCACGTCGACGCCTGTCCCTTCCAGGACGCCGCCCTCATCCAGCGGGTCGAGCCCGAAGCGCTCCGAGTCGTCCACGACACTGCGGCGCAGGCCGTCGTCATCGTCAAACCCGACCTGCTCTACCAGGAGGACGGCTCGTGGGTGTGGCGGGAGCTCAAGACGACACGGAAGCGGCGCCGACACCATGAAGACCTTCTCGAGACCTACCCCCAACTCGCCCTGGCGGTCACGCTCCTGGCGGAGGGTGCGCTGGGCGGCGACCCGGACGGCTCGCGCGTCGAGGTGGAGATCCTCCGGCCGGACGGTTCCGATCCACACGTGATCGATCCGACGGACCCCGACCGGCAGCGGAAGGCGCTGTCGGTTCTGCGGCGGTACGCCGGTCCGTGGCGGGAGGACGAGATATGGGACGCCCGCCCCGGACCGCATTGTCGGTCCTGTCCAGTATCACGGTGGTGTCCGAGCGCCGCGCCTGACGGCACCGTCGCGGGAGAGGGGGAGGGCGAGGCGTGA
- a CDS encoding DUF3962 domain-containing protein gives MPDPAQGPFVVPMHTLSLPAHWEEPLLRLYHGGMTEGQAERRRRVPTAAVNQLMRATAPDIVTVDSTARFGSENPWLYCQDAYPMAVTNLYIATWLKSLPRDADDPETTALLMNCFHDLDTAALSWRPGSVDLLEQKVSPGGTALPAPHVYRLLPDILAERIARQGPYEHHGQQLTFRQVAGRTGARGQGSGGAELMSNVIEYVPRRRGGGDGKPAYYAATLRITVRTVPFSPVPRVHVAAGVRRFVTGKVYMPYGKGVSAYLLPDDSLVHDGPQPQRFAVAMLEWKNGTTDWRQGGAEGMLARISALDALPSPDRLVKEADHWIHGRDGIRIAIGHQAAMGRHTIGTGLMPSERRRLIEWAEQAIAPEFVPVPKLERSAYARPPKKQLKKLPSIPKNMEKKDPEDLAVILDERELNAAHNAQVLRARLAEALEGEDLTAVVLHQNDAIRDQMIAAAETGLGLAGHRRVQGPDTWVWEAEELTVRLHAQPLGNLGAPLGGDCVPRRGQEHDKAIEERRTGVARAMVALREAVPGVRLAFVELDGQDAFRHAKRRSDPKHAIRLGCADAGLVTQFIRPPDPDMETDEALTDAGLRAAAAWSDGLRQTGVRLVPQHTLGDTLIPANLNQVAFHLVERRLDGPTGKQQFTPIAVLIRPGAKCVLGKSADMHAWVPYPELLKSLTGRVEGRKNAAEQSALTAAFVKKTLAQLRSTPTLVLAHAQDVRKRWPWLRNDGLERDRLGLDGGPVQRIGLYGKQLRVVRIADGSRDETAPCWAEAEELSPELEGKQRGGIAMGLWRPGVRGDSDRVFYSTTGKSGTQTKLTNDDAKLTPHTNASGNNTYRPTVNAWNPDLLELTVACLQPGDDAEAWAAFVHQQRFSEDYRAGREGLALPLILHLARLADDYALPHEIEEALDPTEPRAAAAPGVALSGQLAFDFDPDDGDDDE, from the coding sequence CTGCCCGACCCGGCACAGGGACCCTTCGTCGTCCCGATGCACACGCTCTCCCTGCCCGCCCACTGGGAGGAACCACTCCTGCGCCTCTACCACGGCGGAATGACCGAGGGGCAGGCCGAGCGACGGCGCCGCGTACCCACAGCGGCGGTCAACCAGCTGATGCGTGCCACCGCGCCGGACATCGTCACGGTCGACTCCACGGCACGCTTCGGCTCGGAGAACCCCTGGCTGTACTGCCAGGACGCGTACCCCATGGCGGTGACGAACCTCTACATCGCCACCTGGCTCAAGAGCCTCCCGCGCGATGCCGACGATCCCGAGACCACGGCCCTGCTGATGAACTGCTTCCATGACCTCGACACCGCGGCTCTCAGCTGGCGGCCTGGCAGCGTCGACCTCCTCGAGCAGAAGGTGTCGCCCGGAGGAACCGCTCTGCCCGCGCCCCACGTGTACCGGTTGCTTCCCGACATCCTTGCCGAACGGATCGCGCGCCAGGGACCGTACGAACACCACGGGCAGCAGCTGACGTTCCGACAGGTCGCCGGCCGCACGGGTGCCAGAGGGCAGGGAAGCGGGGGCGCCGAACTGATGTCGAACGTGATCGAGTACGTACCCAGGCGGCGCGGTGGCGGCGACGGCAAGCCGGCCTACTACGCGGCGACCCTCCGCATCACCGTGCGCACCGTCCCCTTCTCACCCGTCCCGCGCGTCCACGTTGCCGCCGGCGTGCGTCGGTTCGTCACCGGCAAGGTCTACATGCCGTACGGCAAGGGCGTGTCCGCCTACCTGCTCCCGGACGACTCCCTCGTCCACGACGGCCCGCAGCCGCAGCGTTTCGCGGTCGCCATGCTGGAGTGGAAGAACGGCACCACGGACTGGCGTCAGGGCGGAGCAGAAGGAATGCTCGCCCGGATCAGCGCCCTCGACGCACTGCCGTCCCCGGACCGCCTGGTGAAGGAGGCCGACCACTGGATCCACGGCCGGGACGGAATCCGGATCGCGATCGGGCACCAGGCGGCCATGGGCAGGCACACGATCGGCACCGGACTGATGCCCAGTGAACGCCGACGGCTGATCGAGTGGGCGGAGCAGGCGATCGCTCCCGAGTTCGTTCCCGTTCCGAAGCTCGAACGCAGTGCGTACGCGCGGCCGCCCAAGAAGCAGCTCAAGAAGCTGCCGTCCATTCCCAAGAACATGGAGAAGAAGGATCCCGAAGACCTCGCGGTCATCCTGGATGAGCGTGAGCTGAACGCGGCCCACAACGCTCAGGTTCTGCGAGCACGCCTGGCGGAAGCCCTCGAAGGGGAAGACCTCACCGCGGTCGTGCTCCACCAGAACGACGCCATCCGCGATCAGATGATCGCCGCGGCGGAGACGGGGCTGGGGCTGGCCGGGCACCGGCGTGTGCAGGGCCCCGATACCTGGGTGTGGGAGGCGGAGGAGCTGACCGTCCGGCTACACGCGCAACCCCTTGGGAATCTGGGTGCACCGCTGGGAGGTGACTGCGTTCCGCGCCGGGGGCAGGAACACGACAAGGCCATCGAGGAGCGCCGTACCGGTGTCGCGCGGGCCATGGTCGCCCTGCGGGAAGCCGTCCCTGGGGTGCGGTTGGCCTTCGTGGAGCTCGACGGGCAGGACGCTTTCCGCCATGCCAAGCGACGCAGCGACCCCAAGCACGCGATCCGCCTCGGCTGCGCGGACGCAGGCCTGGTGACCCAGTTCATCCGTCCACCGGACCCGGATATGGAGACGGACGAAGCTCTCACCGATGCAGGGCTGCGGGCAGCCGCGGCCTGGTCGGACGGCCTGCGCCAGACCGGCGTGCGGCTGGTGCCCCAGCACACGCTCGGCGACACCCTCATCCCCGCGAACCTGAACCAGGTGGCCTTCCACCTGGTGGAACGCCGCCTCGACGGGCCCACGGGCAAGCAGCAGTTCACGCCGATCGCGGTGCTCATCCGACCGGGCGCGAAGTGCGTGCTGGGCAAGTCGGCCGACATGCACGCATGGGTGCCGTACCCCGAACTGCTCAAGTCGTTGACGGGACGGGTCGAAGGGCGGAAGAACGCCGCGGAGCAGTCGGCCCTCACGGCGGCCTTCGTCAAGAAGACCCTCGCACAGCTGCGCAGCACCCCGACGCTCGTCCTTGCCCACGCCCAGGATGTCCGGAAGCGCTGGCCGTGGCTGAGGAACGACGGTCTGGAACGGGACAGGCTCGGCCTCGACGGAGGTCCCGTTCAGCGGATCGGTCTGTACGGCAAGCAGCTTCGTGTCGTCCGGATCGCCGACGGCAGCCGGGACGAGACGGCACCGTGCTGGGCCGAAGCGGAGGAACTCTCTCCCGAGTTGGAGGGCAAGCAACGTGGGGGCATCGCGATGGGGCTGTGGCGGCCCGGGGTGCGGGGAGACTCGGACCGCGTCTTCTACAGCACCACCGGCAAGTCCGGCACGCAGACTAAGCTCACCAATGACGACGCCAAACTGACTCCGCACACCAACGCCTCGGGCAACAACACCTACCGGCCGACGGTGAACGCCTGGAACCCGGACCTCCTTGAACTGACCGTTGCGTGCCTCCAGCCCGGCGACGACGCGGAGGCATGGGCCGCATTCGTTCACCAGCAGCGTTTCAGCGAGGACTACCGTGCTGGTCGCGAGGGGTTGGCTCTGCCCTTGATCTTGCATCTTGCGCGACTTGCGGACGATTACGCTCTGCCTCACGAGATCGAGGAGGCCTTGGACCCGACGGAGCCCCGGGCTGCGGCCGCGCCGGGCGTCGCTTTGTCGGGCCAGCTGGCCTTCGACTTCGACCCCGATGACGGGGATGACGACGAGTGA
- a CDS encoding SprT family zinc-dependent metalloprotease, whose product MLAVTVPDLPDRVAENDSPLYVGGLTIHLAPASGRTGVSVTVERDARIVAKVPADADRDALAALIRTRLAWLYAKVNTRRAEVAERPRRRFIDGEGFWYLGRSHRLKLTDDLAASPVALKNGRLHLRRDHRDTAEHDLVVWYTARGRDWLPGRMRPWTQRMDTPTVGLNVRALGYRWGSCSHHGTVNIHWAVMQLPVRLIDYVLVHELVHLHHPHHTPEFWRAVGRTLTDYEHRRRELDEWGAGIWLPEAAAALRS is encoded by the coding sequence ATGTTGGCCGTCACCGTGCCTGACCTGCCCGACAGAGTGGCCGAGAACGACAGCCCGCTGTACGTCGGCGGGCTGACCATCCACCTGGCCCCCGCCTCGGGGCGAACCGGTGTCAGCGTCACCGTCGAACGCGACGCCCGCATCGTTGCCAAGGTGCCCGCAGACGCCGACCGCGACGCGCTTGCCGCCCTCATCCGCACGCGGCTGGCCTGGCTCTACGCCAAGGTCAACACCCGCCGCGCTGAAGTAGCCGAACGCCCTCGACGACGTTTCATCGATGGCGAAGGTTTCTGGTACCTCGGTCGCAGCCACCGCCTCAAACTCACCGACGACCTCGCAGCCTCCCCTGTCGCACTGAAGAACGGCCGTCTCCACTTGCGCCGCGACCACCGCGACACCGCCGAGCACGACCTTGTCGTGTGGTACACCGCCCGCGGCCGGGACTGGCTTCCCGGCCGTATGCGTCCTTGGACGCAGCGCATGGACACCCCAACGGTTGGGCTGAACGTCCGTGCCCTCGGCTACCGTTGGGGCTCTTGCTCCCATCACGGCACCGTCAACATCCACTGGGCCGTCATGCAGTTGCCCGTCCGCCTGATCGACTACGTCCTAGTCCATGAACTCGTCCACCTTCACCATCCGCATCACACCCCCGAGTTCTGGCGTGCCGTCGGCCGAACGCTTACCGACTACGAGCATCGCCGTCGCGAACTTGACGAGTGGGGAGCAGGCATCTGGCTGCCGGAGGCAGCTGCCGCATTGAGAAGTTGA